A part of Fusobacterium simiae genomic DNA contains:
- a CDS encoding IclR family transcriptional regulator, producing MIKSLNKAIEILELLKKFPSGCSLLQIYTTLGIPKSTAYGLLQTLLSKMYILKDENSLYKLGPALIFLGKVAATQNKLQDIAYPILKNLTSEIKVDSFLMIPTGYKGCVLERFDGEQSIKIIERFGNEFFLHCGATRKAILAHKSKSFIDEYIKNVIEDKKNKISLTAKELEKSLEKIREEGVAVSYGEYAKGTIGVGAPIYDYNNNVVASIGINLLESNELTDKKLEEYKKIIKEKAEEISKSMGSSK from the coding sequence ATGATAAAAAGTTTAAATAAAGCTATTGAAATATTAGAGCTATTAAAAAAATTTCCTTCTGGGTGTAGTTTATTACAGATTTATACTACTCTTGGAATTCCTAAAAGTACAGCTTATGGTTTACTTCAAACATTGCTTTCTAAAATGTATATTTTAAAAGATGAAAATTCACTTTATAAACTTGGACCAGCTCTTATTTTTTTAGGAAAAGTTGCAGCAACACAAAATAAACTTCAAGATATTGCTTATCCAATTCTAAAAAACTTAACTTCAGAAATAAAAGTAGATTCTTTTTTAATGATTCCAACTGGATATAAAGGTTGTGTACTTGAAAGATTTGATGGTGAACAAAGTATAAAAATTATAGAAAGATTTGGAAATGAATTTTTTTTACATTGTGGAGCAACTAGAAAAGCGATACTTGCTCATAAATCAAAAAGTTTTATTGATGAATATATTAAAAATGTGATTGAAGATAAGAAAAACAAAATAAGTTTAACTGCCAAGGAATTAGAAAAAAGCTTAGAAAAAATAAGAGAAGAAGGAGTTGCCGTTTCATATGGAGAATATGCAAAGGGAACTATTGGAGTGGGAGCCCCTATTTATGATTACAATAATAATGTAGTTGCTTCTATTGGGATAAACCTTCTTGAAAGCAATGAATTAACTGATAAAAAACTAGAAGAGTATAAGAAAATTATAAAAGAGAAAGCTGAAGAAATTTCAAAAAGTATGGGTTCATCTAAATAA
- a CDS encoding NAD(P)-dependent oxidoreductase yields the protein MSYDIIHFEALGKEAEHLKTETIKAQENNLLPKNLNYLITEKNLQTYLEEYPNTKLPNIITTKTHSILPLEYLMGEKKSVITRSAGYDHFEHLQDKINLTSLREYCVEAVAQTAIKFVYATCGKLNEYTSKTKNFERNNISSFIEINKNRVATVFGVGKIGKKIYELLEINGFSTQAVDIREDELKKEFGDIFNFVTKEKAMKNSDVIVNVMNLTKNPNSKFYNVDYFSDIEFLMAKKGLIFINVTRGEIAPESILLKYYKDGTLGGIALDVFSNESVFSKFLKNEIETKNEDLKAAKEIEEKALALSENFYVQPHQGFNSDLASLSKAKETIKHLCAWYKNNKERFDEQLPYYKG from the coding sequence ATGAGCTACGATATCATACATTTTGAAGCTTTAGGAAAAGAAGCTGAACATTTAAAAACAGAAACAATAAAAGCACAAGAAAATAATCTTTTACCAAAAAATTTAAATTATTTAATAACAGAAAAAAATTTACAAACTTATTTAGAAGAATATCCTAATACAAAGTTACCTAATATTATTACAACCAAAACTCATTCTATTTTACCTTTAGAATATTTAATGGGTGAAAAGAAAAGTGTAATAACTAGAAGTGCAGGCTATGATCATTTTGAACATTTACAAGATAAAATTAATTTGACTTCTTTAAGAGAATATTGTGTTGAAGCAGTGGCACAAACAGCTATAAAGTTTGTTTATGCAACTTGTGGAAAACTAAATGAGTATACATCAAAGACAAAAAATTTTGAAAGAAATAATATCTCATCTTTTATTGAAATAAATAAAAATAGGGTTGCAACTGTATTTGGAGTAGGAAAAATTGGAAAGAAAATTTATGAATTATTAGAAATAAATGGTTTTTCTACACAAGCTGTTGATATTAGAGAAGATGAATTAAAAAAAGAATTTGGAGATATTTTTAACTTTGTAACAAAAGAAAAAGCTATGAAAAATAGTGATGTTATTGTTAATGTTATGAATTTAACTAAAAATCCAAATAGTAAATTTTATAATGTGGATTATTTTTCAGATATTGAATTTTTAATGGCAAAAAAAGGTTTAATTTTTATAAATGTAACAAGAGGAGAAATAGCACCTGAAAGCATATTGTTAAAATACTATAAAGATGGTACATTGGGTGGAATTGCATTAGATGTTTTTTCAAATGAATCTGTGTTTTCAAAGTTTTTAAAGAATGAAATAGAAACTAAAAATGAAGATTTAAAGGCGGCTAAGGAAATAGAAGAAAAAGCCTTAGCTCTTAGTGAAAATTTTTATGTTCAACCACATCAAGGTTTTAATTCAGATTTAGCTTCTCTATCTAAAGCTAAAGAAACAATAAAACATTTATGTGCTTGGTATAAAAATAATAAAGAAAGATTTGATGAACAACTACCTTATTATAAAGGATAA